In the genome of Leptospira kanakyensis, one region contains:
- a CDS encoding patatin-like phospholipase family protein, whose product MQSSLPNESPKHPKLPKAKGSKRALLVEGGGMKGAFSGGVLYAWNQFLRPNYFDLVVGVSSGACSAAYYVSMPKKEPVKSEMALSVWYKDLSGRKLISFFHPFQGKTLLNQEYLIDFIFRKKVRLESEFLDRKNVPHFVVAVSNLHTHSIEYIKATSSNVFDLLKAATSLPIATRGKHLLDGKLYSDAAILNPLPIQDIIEAGYKEIVVIMNSPIRHISGPLTRLTSLLAFPTRRTIRRMMRKLHHFHFNAARELAVKPPKGVKIITVAPDKPLPVKLTTTIRTKLYKTVLLGAKKGEEALQKILKKNLKKQK is encoded by the coding sequence GTGCAGTCTTCTCTACCGAACGAATCTCCAAAACATCCCAAACTCCCTAAAGCCAAAGGTTCCAAAAGGGCACTCCTTGTCGAAGGTGGGGGAATGAAAGGTGCATTTTCTGGGGGTGTTCTTTATGCTTGGAATCAGTTCTTACGACCGAATTACTTTGATTTGGTGGTAGGAGTTTCTTCTGGGGCCTGTTCTGCTGCCTATTATGTATCTATGCCCAAAAAAGAACCTGTCAAAAGTGAAATGGCACTTTCTGTTTGGTATAAAGATTTATCTGGTAGAAAACTCATTTCTTTTTTTCATCCCTTTCAGGGGAAAACCTTACTCAATCAAGAGTATTTAATCGATTTTATCTTTCGTAAAAAAGTAAGATTGGAATCAGAATTTTTGGATAGGAAAAATGTTCCTCATTTTGTAGTGGCAGTAAGTAATTTACATACACATTCCATCGAATACATCAAAGCCACATCATCAAATGTTTTTGATTTATTAAAAGCTGCCACTTCTTTGCCGATTGCTACTCGGGGTAAACATCTGTTAGATGGAAAGCTTTATTCCGATGCCGCCATTTTAAACCCACTTCCCATCCAAGACATCATCGAAGCTGGATATAAAGAAATTGTGGTGATTATGAATTCACCCATTCGGCATATTTCGGGCCCACTCACAAGATTGACTAGTTTACTTGCTTTCCCAACAAGGCGCACCATCCGCCGAATGATGCGTAAACTCCATCATTTCCATTTTAATGCTGCAAGAGAATTGGCAGTCAAACCACCTAAAGGTGTGAAAATTATCACGGTGGCACCCGACAAACCTTTGCCAGTCAAACTCACAACAACCATTCGCACAAAACTTTATAAAACAGTCCTTCTGGGTGCAAAAAAAGGAGAAGAAGCCCTACAGAAAATTTTAAAGAAAAATCTTAAAAAACAAAAATAG